In Colletotrichum higginsianum IMI 349063 chromosome 1, whole genome shotgun sequence, one genomic interval encodes:
- a CDS encoding RNA recognition domain-containing protein — MSKPPSRVVFVGNIPYGLSEEQISDIFSSAGKVLNFRLVYDRETGRPKGFGFAEYPDNDSAASAVRNLNDYEIMGRKLRVDFSNEGGSDGNDDNHGHQQGRDAGNTSYASNGYNPAAPPTQPSTLPPLPAGKELPPNVTATDAISRTLNTLPPSQLLDILTQMKALASSDPARATELLQQAPQLAYAVFQALLLMGLVSPEAIHSVIEAGGAPSATPVQAAPIGYPLQPPAPGFPPVPVPGANNTPPVSGTPYAPPPQQVSYGAPPPPAAGALGQDPDALMRQVMELPMETINMLPEAERQQILALRASFGGQRR, encoded by the exons ATGTCGAAGCCGCCCTCCAGAGTCGTTTTCGTGGGCAATATCCCGTATG GCCTTTCCGAGGAGCAGATCAGCGACATCTTCAGCAGCgcaggcaaggtcctgaACTTCCGCCTCGTCTATGACCGCGAGACCGGGCGGCCAAAAGGCTTTGGCTTCGCAGAGTACCCCGACAATG ATTCAGCAGCATCCGCGGTTCGCAACCTCAACGACTACGAGATCATGGGTAGGAAACTGAGAGTCGACTTTTCCAACGAAGGAGGCAGCGACGGTAACGACGACAATCACGGACAC CAGCAGGGCCGAGACGCTGGCAATACCTCCTACGCCTCGAACGGTTATAACCCAGCCGCGCCCCCAACGCAACCGAGCACACTTCCTCCCCTACCAGCCGGCAAGGAACTCCCTCCCAATGTGACGGCAACCGACGCAATTTCCCGCACGCTTAACACGCTGCCCCCCTCCCAGCTCCTGGACATTCTCACACAGATGAAGGCGCTGGCCTCCTCCGACCCCGCCAGGGCTACGGAGCTCCTCCAGCAGGCGCCGCAACTGGCCTACGCGGTCTTCCAGGCTCTCCTCTTGATGGGTCTCGTGTCTCCGGAGGCGATCCACTCCGTCATCGAAGCCGGCGGTGCGCCCTCCGCGACCCCGGTCCAGGCTGCGCCGATCGGTTATCCGCTCCAgccccccgccccgggcTTTCCTCCCGTGCCCGTGCCGGGTGCTAACAACACCCCGCCCGTCTCTGGCACCCCCtatgcaccaccaccgcagcaggtctcgTACGGtgcgccgcccccgccggccgccggggcTTTGGGCCAGGATCCGGACGCGCTCATGCGGCAGGTTATGGAGCTGCCAATGGAGACGATCAATATGCTCCCCGAGGCCGAAAGGCAGCAGATTCTAGCACTTCGTGCAAGCTTTGGTGGACAGAGACGATGA
- a CDS encoding Copii-coated vesicle membrane protein, with translation MPAKSRFTRLDAFTKTVDEARVRTTSGGIVTIVSLIVVFWLAWGEWVDYRKIEIHPELIVDKGRGERMEIHLNMTFPKMPCELLTLDVMDVSGEQQHGVIHGVNKVRLRSQKEGGGVIDMKALDLHSREATAEHLDPNYCGACYGAQAPANAQKAGCCNTCEEVREAYAQASWAFGKGENVEQCTREHYAERLEEQRQEGCRLEGNLRVNKVVGNFHLAPGRSFSNGNMHVHDLKNYWDTPDDAQHDFTHTIHSLRFGPQLPDQVTKKMGKRAYAWTNHHGNPLDNTHQETTDPNYNFMYFVKIVPTSYLALNWQKSSSYQDEENSGLGLLGQGNDGSVETHQYSVTSHKRSLAGGDDAAEGHKERLHSRGGIPGVFFSYDISPMKVINREERAKTFTGFLTGLCAIIGGTLTVAAAVDRGVFEGGLRLKKMRSKDL, from the exons ATGCCGGCAAAATCGAGGTTTACGAGGCTTGACGCCTTCACGAAaaccgtcgacgaggcgcgTGTTCGTACGACTTCCGGTGGAATCGTTACCATCGTCTCGCTGATCGTGGTCTTTTGGCTGGCCTGGGGAGAATGGGTTGACTATCGGAAGATAGAGATCCACCCCGAGTTGATAGTAGACAAGGGCAGAG GCGAGCGCATGGAGATCCATCTCAACATGACCTTCCCCAAGATGCCCTGCGAGCTTCTAACCCTGGATGTTATGGATGTCTccggcgagcagcagcacggcGTCATACATGGCGTCAACAAGGTTCGCCTCCGCTCCCAGAaggagggaggcggcgtcaTTGACATGAAGGCCTTGGACTT ACACTCCCGCGAGGCGACCGCCGAGCACCTGGACCCCAACTATTGCGGCGCCTGCTACGGTGCCCAGGCCCCGGCAAACGCGCAGAAGGCCGGCTGCTGCAACACTTGCGAGGAAGTCAGAGAGGCGTACGCACAAGCTTCGTGGGCGTTCGGCAAGGGTGAGAATGTCGAGCAGTGCACGCGCGAACACTATGCCGAACGGTTAGAGGAGCAGCGCCAGGAGGGATGCCGCCTAGAGGGCAACCTGCGCGTCAACAAGGTCGTCGGAAACTTCCACCTTGCCCCCGGCCGCAGCTTCAGTAATGGAAACATGCACGTCCACGACCTCAAGAACTACTGGGACACCCCCGATGACGCCCAGCACGACTTCACCCATACCATCCACTCCCTGCGCTTCGGTCCCCAGCTGCCCGACCAGGTCACCAAGAAGATGGGCAAGCGCGCGTACGCCTGGACGAACCACCACGGCAACCCACTCGACAACACCCATCAGGAGACCACCGACCCCAACTACAACTTCATGTACTTCGTCAAGATCGTGCCTACCTCTTACCTCGCCCTCAACTGGCAAAAGTCTTCCAGCTACCAAGACGAGGAAAATTCTGGCCTCGGactcctcggccagggcaACGATGGCAGCGTCGAGACTCACCAGTACTCTGTGACCAGTCACAAGCGTAGCTTGGCTGGCGgtgatgacgccgccgagggacACAAGGAGCGTCTTCACTCCCGTGGTGGTATTCCGGGTGTCTTTTTTTCCTAC GATATCTCCCCCATGAAGGTCATCAACCGCGAAGAGCGCGCCAAGACATTCACGGGCTTCCTCACCGGTCTTTgtgccatcatcggcggTACTCTtaccgtcgccgccgccgtcgaccgtgGCGTTTTCGAGGGCGGATTGCGTCTCAAGAAGATGCGCTCGAAGGACCTCTAG
- a CDS encoding Aldehyde dehydrogenase produces MISAVTSPFASTTTTITSAPSSNSTTRSNTNSIVIHGLPPVSLPLPLPFKLTDVDLLRRDCHVHGEWVSSRNDKRFAVLDPGTGRVWAACPDITRDDLHTIIKSSFSGFQGFSTTPVQERARLLTSWHHLILASRIDLATILVHETGKPLNEALAEVDYGAGLVRWFAGEAERLDPASPLPSPAPSPTESPVSSPISDNSAAPTIPTPGTGAFPGKRGAILKQPIGVVLALIPWSFPLALTLRKSAAAMAAGCTVIVKPSSETPLSALALACLADRAGFPPGVLNVLTTSLGNTPVVSESLCMHPLVKAVSFTGSARVGKRVAASCTRNLKRLSLDLGGNCPFLVFEDADLEQTAKDLAALKWRHAGQACVAPNRCYIQRRVYEPFSNLLITETRKLKLGHGMAKETTLGPVTTIRGLYKAEALCKDAMSKGAVKLLGTGRREPGDGYFMAPTILGDMTDGMLMCREEVFAPVLGLYVFDTENEVVIRANDTPVGLAGYVFTNNQDRLWRIFDRLEAAVVGMVCFLAPLIVTLRGRWKRTTDYSTEHCFLGDGYTGPSRKQRQWIHAGASHSLGRIFDHKSSRDATIMSDIPAQV; encoded by the coding sequence ATGATCAGCGCCGTGACGTCCCCCTTTGCTAGTACGACCACCACAATAACTAgcgccccctcctccaactcaACCACGAGGAGTAACACCAATAGCATCGTCATCCACGGTCTTCCGCCCGTGTCGCTCCCCTTACCGCTCCCTTTCAAACTCACTGACGTTGACCTGCTCCGCCGCGACTGCCACGTCCACGGCGAATGGGTTTCCTCCCGTAATGACAAGCGTtttgccgtcctcgacccgGGCACCGGTCGTGTGTGGGCGGCGTGTCCAGACATTACGAGAGATGACCTTCATACCATCATCAAGTCCTCGTTCTCGGGCTTCCAGGGCTTCTCAACTACTCCGGTCCAAGAGCGCGCTCGCCTGCTGACTTCCTGGCACCACCTCATCCTTGCGAGCCGTATCGACCTAGCCACCATCCTCGTCCACGAAACTGGGAAGCCGTTGAATGAGGCGCTCGCCGAAGTTGACTACGGCGCCGGACTGGTCCGTTGGTTCGCCGGCGAGGCAGAGCGTCTCGATCCGGCTTCGCCGTTACCGTCGCCAGCCCCATCGCCGACTGAGTCTCCCGTATCCTCTCCCATATCCGACAACAGCGCTGCTCCGACCATTCCCACACCAGGGACCGGTGCCTTTCCGGGGAAACGGGGCGCGATCCTCAAGCAACCGATCGGCGTCGTTCTTGCCCTGATTCCATGGAGCTTTCCTCTCGCACTCACACTCCGGAAATCCGCTGCAGCGATGGCGGCTGGCTGCACTGTCATCGTCAAGCCGTCCTCAGAAACACCTCTCTCGGCACTCGCCTTGGCCTGCCTAGCAGACCGCGCGGGCTTTCCACCTGGTGTGCTCAATGTCCTGACAACAAGCCTGGGTAATACGCCGGTGGTATCCGAATCGCTGTGCATGCACCCGCTCGTCAAGGCCGTGAGCTTCACGGGAAGCGCCCGGGTAGGGAAGCGAGTCGCAGCGTCCTGCACCCGTAACCTGAAGCGATTGTCGTTGGATCTAGGTGGAAACTGCCCCTTCCTCGTATTTGAAGATGCGGACCTCGAGCAGACTGCTAAAGACCTCGCGGCGCTCAAATGGCGACACGCGGGACAGGCATGCGTAGCGCCGAACCGGTGTTACATCCAGCGGCGGGTATATGAGCCATTTTCGAACTTGCTCATCACCGAGACCCGGAAGCTGAAGCTCGGACACGGGATGGCGAAGGAGACGACTTTGGGGCCTGTGACAACGATCCGCGGGCTGTACAAGGCAGAGGCGCTGTGCAAGGATGCCATGAGCAAAGGAGCTGTCAAGCTACTTGGCACAGGGAGGCGGGAACCTGGAGATGGGTACTTTATGGCGCCGACTATATTAGGAGATATGACAGATGGGATGCTGATGTGTCGGGAAGAGGTCTTTGCACCAGTCCTGGGGTTATACGTATTCGATACCGAGAACGAGGTTGTAATCAGGGCGAACGACACGCCGGTTGGGCTGGCAGGATACGTCTTCACCAACAATCAAGACAGACTCTGGAGGATATTTGATCGACTAGAAGCCGCGGTAGTTGGAATGGTCTGTTTTCTCGCCCCCTTGATTGTAACTTTGCGAGGTCGGTGGAAGCGGACGACTGACTATTCGACAGAACACTGTTTCCTTGGTGATGGATACACCGGTCCCAGCAGGAAACAACGGCAATGGATACACGCCGGGGCAAGCCACAGCCTTGGACGAATTTTTGATCACAAAAGCAGCCGCGATGCCACCATCATGAGCGACATACCAGCACAGGTGTAG
- a CDS encoding pH-response regulator protein palC yields the protein MPFPFVLPTTSAFSFSSSFGSDTHPSLPLSSSTYRGVVRDALKKHKRLPPTSQSSHVSTVIGALNGYIPYLLAIDAGLNPTTQSGDYINLNTKVPPSIEWRPTLSDNAVPGREQARVKVQSIDHEIAFTLSTLANSYTLVARAALHPLYVTTQTTLDSQQRTAAIQTATKYLLDAASIYDYIASRAERVQVAPPCSDVSPSTLRAMSSLALAEATLLAVLKDDPYPAIIAQDRNKNDREWMYKAPDIPKVRAHLFARLCLAAAEHAAQASSLCQAAGRGSSKINEALLRYLEDLRRACRAKACRFFGIDAEIGGQVGVAIAWLQAGLQELGIESKHSNKSTGFGRIKKEWSEKREERKIEKETAWGADGGKGEETRVIEFLEGKWHKLNDTMNVQIIPPIGPLLAQMPSGREMHALKSYQPPTLDRSLLEAMRAPPERGDHYGDALSSDDEAKGHAGPPGGYPESRPEYRSASTSYY from the exons ATGCCTTTCCCCTTTGTCCTTCCGACGACCTCGGCTTTCTCATTCTCATCCAGCTTCGGCAGCGACACTCACCCATCACTGCCCCTCAGTTCCAGCACATATCGCGGGGTTGTGAGAGACGCTCTCAAGAAACACAAGCGGTTACCGCCCACATCGCAATCCTCCCATGTCTCCACGGTCATTGGCGCTCTGAACGGTTACATCCCTTATCTCCTCGCCATTGACGCTGGCCTCAACCCGACAACTCAGTCCGGCGATTACATCAATCTTAACACCAAGGTGCCGCCGTCCATCGAATGGCGACCCACGCTCTCAGACAACGCAGTGCCCGGCAGAGAGCAGGCCCGGGTGAAAGTCCAATCCATAGACCATGAGATAGCATTTACACTTTCTACCCTGGCTAACTCATACACATTGGTTGCCCGGGCTGCTCTGCACCCTTTGTATGTCACAACACAGACTACGCTGGACAGTCAGCAGCGCACAGCCGCCATCCAAACCGCCACCAAATACCTCTTGGACGCCGCATCCATCTACGACTACATAGCCTCTCGTGCAGAGAGGGTCCAGGTCGCACCACCCTGCAGCGACGTCTCGCCCTCAACCCTTCGGGCCATGTCGTCCTTGGCTCTCGCTGAGGCGACTCTACTTGCCGTGTTGAAGGACGATCCCTACCCGGCCATAATTGCTCAGGATCGCAACAAGAACGATCGCGAATGGATGTACAAAGCCCCCGATATCCCCAAGGTTCGTGCCCACCTCTTTGCGCGCCTctgcctcgccgccgccgagcacgccgcCCAGGCTTCCTCTCTTTGCCAAGCTGCGGGGCGGGGCTCCAGCAAGATAAACGAGGCACTGCTCCGCTATCTCGAGGATCTCCGGAGGGCTTGTCGCGCAAAGGCCTGCCGCTTCTTCGGAATCGACGCCGAGATTGGCGGACAAGTCGGCGTGGCCATTGCCTGGCTTCAGGCCGGCCTCCAGGAGTTGGGGATCGAGTCCAAGCACTCTAACAAGAGCACTGGTTTCGGGCGTATTAAAAAGGAGTGGAGCGAGAAACGCGAGGAAAGAAAGATCGAGAAGGAGACAGCATGGGGTGCGGACGGAGGAAAGGGCGAGGAGACACGCGTGATTGAGTTCCTCGAAGGGAAATGGCACAAGCTCAATGACACG ATGAATGTACAGATCATACCCCCGATTGGTCCTTTGCTGGCACAGATGCCATCCGGCCGAGAGATGCACGCTCTCAAGTCGTATCAACCACCGACACTGGACCGCAGCCTCCTGGAGGCCATGCGTGCGCCGCCCGAGAGAGGTGATCATTATGGTGATGCCTTGAGCTCAGATGACGAAGCAAAGGGTCACGCTGGGCCACCTGGTGGCTATCCTGAATCGAGACCTGAGTACAGGAGTGCGAGCACGTCCTATTACTAG
- a CDS encoding ALG8 glycosyltransferase family ALG6 produces the protein MNSSSPHKPRRRGKKTTSSGNAASSSVGNPSIESQILKKEALVKVPVFPLASFLWPARGSVSQWEVLPLILMVVGLFRWAAGLWGYSGFQNPPMFGDYEAQRHWMEITTQIPVSQWYFHDLQWWGLDYPPLTAYHSWLCGKVGALIDPTWFELYTSRGSDDPSLKIFMRATVIVSEYLIYIPAAVIFVRRFSRSSNVPTWTAWMALVAILMQPATILIDHVHFQYNTVMLGFVLASMSSMLAGRYLWSAVFFVAALGFKQMALYYAFSVFSFLLGSCVFPLRPGRFIGIALATVAAFALLILPLVLGTLYDAHRGIDARPDYEGPPPTLPLFPWLTDLLDTNAIYYPVVEQLIQMVHRIFPFARGLFEDKVANFWCALNVVIKLRQYPTDLLQRGALAATLASIIPPNLILFFRPRKLLLPLAFATTAWGFFLFSYQVHEKSALLPLMPMTLLLAGKQGLSRDVRAWVGFANILGAWTMFPLLKRVDLGVPYVVLTLLWAYLLGLPPTSLSAYFQEDQGWMRQWATFLLHGAFYVMMTAWHVAERVVVPPANKPDLWVVANVGIGAVGFGICYLWCLAQLVAQSDILPTRGNSKNKAKSH, from the exons ATGAACAGTTCCTCTCCACACAAGCCCCGGCGCAGGGGCAAGAAGACAACCAGCAGCGGGAACGCGGCTAGTAGCAGTGTTGGCAACCCCAGCATAGAGAGCCAAatcctcaagaaggaggctcTCGTCAAGGTGCCTGTCTTTCCTCTGGCCTCGTTTCTATGGCCTGCCCGAGGCTCTGTGTCGCAATGGGAGGTCCTACCCTTGATTCTCATGGTAGTCGGTCTATTCAGATGGGCAGCTGGACTCTGGGGATACTCTG GCTTCCAGAACCCCCCCATGTTCGGAGACTACGAGGCGCAACGGCATTGGATGGAGATCACAACACAGATCCCCGTGTCACAGTGGTACTTCCACGACCTCCAATGGTGGGGGCTTGACTACCCGCCCCTGACGGCCTACCATAGCTGGCTCTGTGGCAAGGTCGGCGCCCTCATCGACCCGACCTGGTTCGAGCTATACACCTCGCGAGGATCCGACGACCCTAGCCTCAAGATCTTCATGCGAGCCACCGTTATCGTCTCCGAATACCTCATCTACATCCCCGcggccgtcatcttcgtTCGAAGATTCTCCAGGAGCAGCAACGTACCTACCTGGACTGCTTGGATGGCCCTCGTCGCAATCCTGATGCAGCCTGCCACAATTCTCATCGACCATGTACACTTCCAATACAACACGGTCATGCTCGGCTTCGTGCTGGCAAGTATGTCGAGCATGCTGGCCGGCCGATACCTCTGGTCCGCAGTTTTCTTCGTTGCAGCCCTCGGCTTCAAGCAGATGGCCCTTTACTAcgccttctccgtcttctctTTCCTCCTGGGAAGCTGTGTTTTCCCTCTGAGGCCCGGCCGCTTCATCGGCATCGCGCTCGCCACCGTTGCGGCCTTTGCTCTCTTGATTCTGCCCCTTGTTCTGGGCACCCTCTATGACGCTCACCGGGGCATCGACGCGCGACCTGACTATGAGGGGCCGCCGCCTACGTTGCCCCTATTTCCTTGGCTGACGGACCTTCTCGACACCAACGCCATTTACTACCCGGTTGTCGAGCAACTCATACAGATGGTCCACCGCATCTTTCCCTTCGCGCGTGGTCTCTTCGAGGACAAAGTCGCCAATTTCTGGTGCGCCCTCAATGTTGTAATCAAGCTCCGCCAATATCCCACCGACCTTCTTCAGCGTGGCGCCCTTGCTGCCACACTGGCGTCAATCATCCCGCCCAACCTCATTCTGTTCTTCCGGCCCCGTAAATTACTTCTGCCGCTCGCATTCGCAACAACAGCATGGggtttcttcctcttcagcTACCAGGTCCATGAGAAGAGcgcccttctccctctcaTGCCCATGACGCTACTTCTCGCCGGCAAGCAAGGGCTGTCGCGAGACGTCAGGGCATGGGTTGGATTTGCCAACATTCTAGGCGCGTGGACAATGTTCCCCCTCCTCAAGCGGGTGGATCTTGGCGTACCTTACGTTGTCCTCACTTTGCTCTGGGCCTATCTTCTCGGTCTTCCACCCACCTCACTGAGCGCATACTTCCAAGAGGACCAGGGTTGGATGCGCCAGTGGGCAACATTCCTTCTCCATGGCGCGTTCTACGTCATGATGACTGCTTGGCACGTGGCAGAGAGGGTTGTGGTGCCGCCCGCGAACAAGCCTGACCTCTGGGTTGTTGCAAACGTTGGGATCGGAGCAGTGGGTTTCGGTATCTGCTACCTCTGGTGCCTGGCGCAGTTGGTCGCACAGAGTGACATTCTGCCAACGCGGGGCAATTCGAAGAACAAGGCGAAGAGCCATTGA
- a CDS encoding WD domain-containing protein has protein sequence MVKSYLKYEHSKSFGIVASNTSNLVWAPLGRAGSGTGQAIVAANEDVLCWDIKKGELLSRWRDERNNVPVTAIAQSKVDTDVFAVGYEDGSIRLWDSKIATVIVNFNGHKSAITTLAFDKSGVRLASGSKDTDVILWDLVAEVGQFKLRGHKDQITGLQFVEPEGQVEDEENMAMLDSDPSAEGYLLTTGKDSLIKLWDLSSRHCIETHIAQTNGECWALGLSPDYSGCITAGNEGELKVWFLDTTALAALKGQVDAPQDTKFLHDRGTLFRQHKDKAVEVVFHPRRDYFAVHGTEKAVEVWRIRSEAEVKKSLARKRRRRREKAGKEAKEVGDGAAEGDEQADDISTAEASDFFIRYVIVRTGGKVRSVDWAVNGGSKEVHLLAGTTNNQLELYSIPTKEGSKSKKEDVPEYTRSLAVELPGHRTDIRAVSLSSDDKMLATAANGSLKIWNIKTQACIRTFECGYALCCAFLPGDKVVVVGTKTGELELFDVASASLLDSVSAHDGAVWSLQVHPDGRSVVSGSADKSAKFWDFKIVQEEVLGTTRTTPKLKLVQSRTLKVSDDILCVRYSPDAKYIAVSLLDNTVKVFFTDSLKLYLNLYGHKLPVLSMDISYDSKLIVTSSADKNIRIWGLDFGDCHKALFGHQDSILQVAFVPHNSDGNGHHFFSSSKDRVIKYWDGDKFEQIQRLDGHHGEVWAMAVGHTGNFLVTAGHDKSIRVWNETDEQIFLEEEREKEIEELYEKTLTTSLERDQDAEDQDGEVGAASKQTVETLMAGERIAEALEIGIADLSLLKEWEDAKKSNPHAPAPQRNPIFLALGNITAEAYVMSVLSKIRASALHDALLVLPFSTVPMLFTFLDLFAQRSMNIPLTCRILFFMLKTHHRQIVASRTMRGMLDGIRANLRAALKRQKDEMGFNIAALKVVGMQIQEKSVKDYVDENWDGGDDSRTVKKRAFVQVS, from the exons ATGGTCAAGTCATACTT AAAGTATGAGCATAGCAAGTCCTTCGGCATTGTCGCATCCAACACATCAAACCTCGTCTGGGCCCCCCTAGGCAGAGCTGGTAGTGGCACCGGCCAGGCAATTGTAGCTGCGAACGAGGATGTTTTGTGCTGGGATatcaagaagggcgagctTTTGAGTAGGTGGCGCGACGAGAGAAACAACGTACCCGTCACTGCGATCGCGCAGAGCAAGGTTGACACGGATGTGTTCGCGGTCGGATACGAGGATGGAAGCATTCGGCTGTGGGATAGCAAGATCGCGACGGTGATTGTCAACTTCAACGGACACAAATCAGCCATCACGACGCTGGCATTCGATAAGTCGGGCGTGCGACTGGCCAGCGGCTCCAAGGACACCGACGTCATTCTCTGGGATCTCGTGGCTGAAGTTGGCCAGTTCAAGCTGAGGGGGCACAAGGACCAAATCACTGGGTTGCAATTCGTCGAGCCAGAAGGACAggttgaggatgaggaaAACATGGCAATGCTGGACAGCGATCCGTCTGCCGAGGGTTACCTCCTTACCACAGGTAAGGACTCTTTGATCAAGCTCTGGGACTTGTCCTCGAGGCATTGCATCGAGACGCACATCGCACAAACGAATGGCGAGTGCTGGGCTCTGGGACTCTCCCCCGACTACAGCGGGTGCATCACGGCCGGAAATGAGGGAGAACTTAAGGTCTGGTTTCTGGACACGACGGCACTCGCCGCGTTGAAGGGCCAGGTTGACGCGCCGCAAGACACCAAATTCTTGCACGACAGAGGGACACTATTCCGCCAACATAAGGACAAGGCCGTGGAGGTGGTTTTCCACCCGCGAAGAGACTATTTTGCAGTCCATGGCACGGAAAAGGCGGTGGAGGTGTGGCGCATCAGATCCGAAGCCGAAGTGAAGAAGTCTTTGGCcagaaagaggaggaggagacgtgAAAAGGCTGGCaaggaggcgaaggaggttggcgatggcgcggcTGAGGGCGACGAGCAAGCTGATGACATCTCCACCGCGGAGGCCAGTGACTTTTTCATTCGGTACGTCATCGTCCGGACGGGCGGTAAGGTGCGGTCAGTCGATTGGGCTGTCAACGGTGGCAGCAAGGAGGTTCACTTGCTGGCCGGTACGACAAACAACCAGCTCGAGCTCTACAGCATACCCACGAAAGAAGGTTCGAAGTCGAAAAAGGAAGACGTGCCCGAGTATACGCGGTCGTTGGCAGTAGAACTCCCGGGACACAGGACAGACATCCGCGCCGTGTCGCTCAGCTCCGACGACAAGATGCTGGCCACGGCCGCCAACGGAAGTCTCAAGATCTGGAACATCAAGACGCAAGCGTGTATTCGAACGTTTGAGTGCGGCTATGCCCTGTGCTGTGCATTCCTGCCCGGAGACAAGGTGGTTGTGGTGGGAACCAAGACAggcgagctcgagctctTCGACGTCGCTTCCGCAAGCCTTCTCGACAGCGTCTCAGCGCACGATGGCGCTGTCTGGTCATTACAAGTGCACCCGGACGGTCGATCCGTGGTGTCCGGCAGTGCAGACAAATCGGCCAAGTTCTGGGATTTCAAGATTGTCCAAGAGGAGGTTCTGGGCACCACTCGCACAACACCAAAACTGAAGCTCGTCCAGTCCAGGACCCTCAAGGTGTCAGACGACATCCTGTGTGTGAGGTACTCCCCTGATGCCAAGTACATTGCCGTCTCCCTCCTCGACAACACCGTCAAGGTCTTCTTCACCGATAGCCTCAAGCTCTATCTTAATCTGTACGGCCACAAGCTCCCCGTCCTGAGCATGGACATATCCTACGACAGCAAGCTCATCGTCACGAGCTCCGCCGACAAGAACATCAGGATATGGGGCCTCGACTTTGGCGACTGCCACAAGGCCCTCTTCGGTCACCAGGACTCCATCCTGCAGGTGGCATTCGTCCCGCACAACTCGGACGGAAACGGCCACCACTTCTTCAGCAGTTCCAAGGACCGTGTCATCAAGTACTGGGATGGCGACAAATTCGAGCAGATTCagcgcctcgacggccatcaCGGTGAGGTCTGGGCCATGGCCGTCGGCCACACAGGGAACTTCCTCGTCACTGCCGGCCACGACAAGTCCATTCGCGTGTGGAACGAGACAGACGAGCAGAtcttcctcgaggaggagcgggagaaggagatcGAGGAGCTCTACGAAAAGACGCTCACCACCTCGCTCGAACGCGACCAGGACGCTGAGGAccaggacggcgaggttGGCGCCGCCTCGAAGCAGACTGTCGAGACCCTCATGGCCGGCGagcgcatcgccgaggccctcgagatTGGCATCGCCGATCTCAGTCTCCTCAAGGAGTGGGAGGACGCCAAGAAGTCGAACCCGCACGCACCCGCGCCGCAGCGCAAccccatcttcctcgccctcggcaacATTACTGCCGAGGCGTACGTTATGAGCGTGCTGAGCAAGATCCGGGCTTCGGCGCTGCACGATGCGCTCCTCGTGCTGCCTTTCTCGACTGTGCCAATGCTCTTTACCttcctcgacctcttcgCTCAGCGATCCATGAACATTCCGCTGACGTGCcgcatcctcttcttcatgcTCAAAACGCACCACCGCCAGATCGTCGCCAGCCGTACCATGCGCGGCATGCTCGACGGCATCCGTGCCAACCTGCGCGCTGCGCTCAAGCGCCAGAAGGATGAGATGGGCTTCAACATCGCCGCGCTCAAGGTCGTTGGCATGCAAATTCAAGAGAAGAGCGTCAAGGACTACGTCGATGAGAACTGGGATGGCGGTGACGACAGCCGAACCGTCAAGAAGCGAGCCTTTGTACAGGTTTCGTGA